Proteins encoded by one window of Homoserinimonas aerilata:
- a CDS encoding DEAD/DEAH box helicase has product MTEVDENPVPAQKQVTAPHALSLGDPRYTAANIAEPTWAGWREQLASVGGRSPLLHFIDNPRTRIELSTTHPGGLAQFITGQKTLLSSLIRDDLALRAAKVAAGEIASKSAELATSRGIDAVHLGIGIAEWQHDDESFCAPVLLRPLAIRRYGRDFEVKLLGAPFLNPELARALHEQHGVTLDAEAFVALAEHDGSFKPNTVIDRLRGLTSHLQWFNVQPRLVVSSFADVGRRMVDDAAQLEHPVLDALAGNPGAKWSIGEGYAPVEPQHPDDRAPETDTLLLDADTEQDAVIAQIAAGNSVVVKTLPGTGGTQTIVNALGSLVGQHKRVLVVSPRRSSLQGISQRLGDIGLPGFAVSPSTLRRDLIRSISRNEKAKSPQLGEVDDALVRLRKVLLDYRVAIARRDPMLGVSVLDCLTELSRLALLPTPPSTVARLSRTSVERLIERRDMAAKAMVDAAELGEFRYGPGDSPWYGASFDTSEQATMAHMLAKRLSENDVPNLLQRGSELISATHMRPFESITELGVYLRLLTDIRDTLDKFQPVVFDRSLSELIAATSARKDSPEMSGANRRRLKKLAKEYLRPGVSVGDMHESLVRIQQQRLLWQRYVAAGVPPRVPSGIASVQVAHQQVAHDLSTLDRPLGTSVVDQELVNLPIADLLAKLAGLAAESDALANLQERAQLRSTLQDLQLDPLLTDLAQRHVEDDQVAAELELAWWQSALESLLDADRALLGANTSVLDRLEADFRLVDEAHAAGSAQLLAWQLAENWSIGLVDWPEEATALKQSLRREHISSEQLHDAAPHLSRTVAPVWLASPYEVDQITDAMPFDTVIIVDAGAVTLAETVSAIRRAKQVVAFGDPVTQTPTTFTTALTGETLAEISAEASEVADEDLDAVHADSALARLGSLLPTLALTRSYRAGGEDLAELVNRRFYAGRIESLPWAGSFLGHGSLRMDHVADGVGLPDEDSGAVESPDAEVDRVVELVIEHAKARPAESLMVITASEKHAVRVQQAVLSALPGRTELSEFVLSDRTESFTVSTIEQAVALSRDRVIFSIGYGRTPHGRVLSDFGSLGHPGGERLLAVAMTRARRGMVIVTCFEPDDIDDSRMERGAVALAEILADASARTTGEFMPDDSDPMLVDLAKRLEKRGLRVALGHRGKLGLVTSFGGKCLAIESDTVLQNGSLRESLRLRPELLRRLGWHYLRVHSFELFNNPDAVADRIVGLLGAGHGPVTEPIPVIASA; this is encoded by the coding sequence ATGACCGAGGTCGACGAGAACCCCGTTCCTGCGCAGAAGCAGGTCACGGCTCCGCATGCCCTGAGCTTGGGTGACCCGCGGTATACGGCGGCGAATATCGCTGAGCCGACCTGGGCCGGATGGCGTGAGCAGCTTGCCTCTGTCGGTGGCCGTTCGCCGTTGCTGCATTTCATTGACAACCCGCGCACTCGCATCGAGCTGAGCACAACGCATCCGGGTGGGCTCGCCCAGTTCATCACGGGGCAGAAGACGTTGCTGTCGAGCCTCATCCGTGACGATCTTGCCCTGCGTGCGGCGAAGGTCGCGGCAGGCGAGATCGCGTCGAAGAGCGCCGAGCTGGCCACGAGTCGCGGCATCGACGCCGTGCATCTGGGCATCGGTATCGCCGAATGGCAGCACGATGACGAGTCGTTCTGTGCGCCCGTTCTGCTGCGCCCTCTCGCCATCCGCCGTTATGGCCGTGATTTCGAGGTGAAGCTGCTGGGGGCGCCGTTCCTCAACCCGGAGCTGGCGCGCGCGCTGCACGAGCAGCACGGCGTGACGCTCGATGCGGAGGCCTTCGTGGCGCTCGCCGAGCACGACGGCTCCTTCAAACCCAATACGGTCATCGACCGGCTGCGCGGCCTCACCTCGCACCTGCAGTGGTTCAACGTTCAGCCGCGCCTGGTGGTGTCGTCGTTCGCGGATGTCGGGCGTCGCATGGTCGACGACGCAGCCCAGCTGGAGCATCCGGTGCTTGATGCGCTGGCCGGCAACCCTGGCGCCAAGTGGAGCATCGGTGAGGGCTATGCGCCTGTCGAGCCGCAGCATCCGGATGACCGTGCCCCCGAGACCGACACCCTGTTGCTTGACGCCGACACGGAGCAGGATGCGGTGATCGCGCAGATCGCGGCCGGCAACTCTGTCGTCGTCAAGACGCTGCCCGGCACGGGCGGCACGCAGACGATCGTGAACGCGCTCGGAAGTCTTGTCGGTCAGCACAAGCGCGTGCTTGTGGTGAGCCCGCGCCGTTCCAGCCTGCAGGGCATCTCCCAGCGGCTCGGCGACATCGGCCTGCCCGGTTTCGCCGTTTCGCCGTCGACCCTGCGCCGCGATCTGATCCGCTCCATCTCGCGCAACGAGAAGGCGAAGTCGCCGCAGCTGGGCGAGGTCGACGACGCGCTCGTGCGCCTGCGCAAGGTGCTGCTCGACTACCGGGTGGCGATCGCCCGCCGCGACCCCATGCTGGGCGTGTCCGTGCTCGACTGCCTCACCGAGTTGTCGCGTCTGGCGCTGCTGCCGACCCCGCCGTCGACGGTCGCGCGCCTGTCGCGCACCTCGGTGGAGCGTCTCATCGAGCGCCGCGACATGGCCGCGAAGGCGATGGTGGATGCTGCCGAGCTCGGCGAGTTCCGTTACGGCCCCGGCGACTCGCCCTGGTATGGCGCCAGTTTCGACACGAGCGAGCAGGCCACCATGGCGCACATGCTCGCCAAGCGCCTCAGTGAGAATGACGTTCCGAACCTGCTGCAGCGCGGCTCGGAGCTGATCAGCGCCACGCACATGCGACCGTTCGAGTCGATCACCGAACTGGGCGTGTATCTGCGTCTGCTGACGGACATCCGCGACACGCTCGACAAGTTCCAGCCGGTCGTCTTCGACCGCTCGCTGAGCGAACTGATCGCGGCGACCTCGGCGCGCAAGGACTCGCCCGAGATGTCGGGCGCGAACCGTCGCCGCCTGAAGAAGCTGGCGAAGGAGTACCTGCGTCCGGGTGTTTCCGTCGGAGACATGCACGAGTCGCTTGTGCGCATCCAGCAGCAGCGCCTGCTGTGGCAGCGCTACGTTGCGGCCGGGGTGCCGCCGCGCGTGCCGTCTGGCATCGCCTCCGTTCAGGTCGCGCACCAGCAGGTCGCGCATGACCTGAGCACGCTCGACCGCCCGCTCGGAACATCCGTCGTCGATCAGGAGCTCGTGAACCTGCCCATCGCGGATCTCCTCGCGAAGCTCGCCGGTCTTGCGGCAGAATCGGATGCCCTGGCGAACCTGCAGGAGCGGGCCCAGTTGCGCTCAACCCTGCAGGATCTGCAACTCGACCCACTGCTCACCGACCTCGCCCAGCGCCACGTCGAAGACGATCAGGTCGCCGCGGAGCTCGAACTCGCCTGGTGGCAGTCGGCGCTCGAGTCGCTTCTCGACGCCGACCGGGCGCTGCTCGGCGCGAATACGAGCGTGCTCGACCGCCTGGAGGCCGATTTCCGACTCGTCGACGAGGCACATGCGGCTGGCAGCGCACAACTGCTCGCCTGGCAGCTCGCCGAGAACTGGAGCATCGGGCTCGTCGACTGGCCGGAGGAGGCCACCGCGCTGAAGCAGTCGCTGCGCCGCGAGCACATCAGCTCAGAGCAGCTGCACGACGCGGCCCCGCACCTCTCCCGCACGGTCGCCCCCGTGTGGCTGGCGTCACCGTACGAGGTCGACCAGATCACGGATGCGATGCCCTTCGACACCGTCATCATCGTCGACGCCGGGGCGGTCACCCTCGCCGAGACGGTCTCCGCGATCCGCCGCGCCAAGCAGGTCGTCGCATTCGGCGACCCCGTCACGCAGACCCCGACCACCTTCACGACCGCCCTCACCGGCGAGACCCTCGCGGAGATCTCGGCCGAAGCATCCGAAGTCGCCGATGAGGACCTCGACGCCGTGCACGCCGACTCGGCGCTCGCCCGGCTCGGCTCGCTGCTGCCGACGCTCGCGCTCACCCGCAGCTACCGCGCCGGCGGCGAAGACCTCGCCGAGCTCGTCAACCGCCGCTTCTACGCGGGCAGGATCGAGTCGCTCCCGTGGGCGGGCAGCTTCCTCGGCCACGGCAGCCTGCGCATGGACCACGTCGCCGACGGCGTCGGCCTGCCGGACGAGGACTCGGGTGCCGTCGAAAGCCCCGACGCCGAAGTCGACCGCGTCGTCGAGCTCGTCATCGAGCACGCCAAGGCGCGCCCGGCCGAGTCGCTCATGGTCATCACGGCCAGCGAGAAGCACGCCGTGCGCGTGCAGCAGGCTGTGCTCTCCGCGCTGCCGGGCCGCACCGAGCTGAGCGAGTTCGTGCTCAGCGACCGCACCGAATCGTTCACCGTGTCGACCATTGAGCAGGCTGTTGCGCTGAGCCGCGACCGCGTCATCTTCTCCATCGGCTACGGGCGCACCCCGCACGGCCGCGTGCTCAGCGACTTCGGCTCGCTCGGACATCCGGGCGGCGAACGGCTGCTCGCCGTCGCCATGACCCGCGCCCGCCGCGGCATGGTCATCGTCACCTGCTTCGAGCCGGACGACATCGACGACAGCCGCATGGAGCGCGGCGCCGTCGCCCTCGCCGAGATCCTGGCCGACGCATCCGCCCGCACCACCGGCGAATTCATGCCCGACGACAGCGACCCCATGCTGGTCGACCTGGCGAAGCGGCTTGAGAAGCGCGGACTGCGGGTCGCCCTCGGCCACCGCGGAAAGCTCGGCCTGGTCACCTCATTCGGCGGCAAATGCCTCGCCATCGAGAGCGACACCGTGCTGCAGAACGGCAGCCTGCGCGAATCGCTGCGCCTGCGGCCGGAGCTGCTGCGCCGCCTCGGCTGGCACTACCTGCGCGTGCACTCCTTCGAACTGTTCAACAACCCGGATGCGGTGGCCGACCGGATCGTCGGCCTGCTGGGTGCAGGCCACGGCCCGGTGACCGAGCCGATTCCGGTGATCGCGTCGGCGTGA
- the mscL gene encoding large conductance mechanosensitive channel protein MscL, with translation MLKGFKEFIMRGNVIDLAVAVVVGTAFTAVVNALVESILNPALGALFNAEDLKTAWIVEIPTTAGGTAELAFGAIVAALIQFLLVAAAVYFALVMPINKLKERAEAKRKAGAPEEEVPPTELDLLADIRDLLARSEAAGNATGKHAE, from the coding sequence ATGCTCAAGGGATTCAAAGAATTCATCATGCGGGGGAACGTCATCGACCTGGCCGTCGCCGTGGTCGTCGGCACCGCATTCACCGCGGTCGTCAACGCGCTCGTCGAGTCGATACTGAACCCGGCACTCGGTGCGCTGTTCAACGCCGAGGACCTCAAGACGGCGTGGATCGTGGAGATCCCGACGACCGCCGGTGGCACCGCAGAGCTCGCCTTCGGAGCGATCGTGGCCGCACTCATCCAGTTCCTGCTCGTCGCCGCAGCCGTCTACTTCGCGCTCGTGATGCCCATCAACAAGCTCAAGGAGCGGGCCGAAGCCAAGCGCAAGGCGGGCGCACCCGAAGAAGAGGTGCCGCCCACCGAGCTCGACCTGCTCGCCGACATCCGCGACCTGCTCGCGCGATCAGAAGCGGCAGGCAACGCAACAGGCAAGCACGCGGAGTAG